One window of Myxocyprinus asiaticus isolate MX2 ecotype Aquarium Trade chromosome 4, UBuf_Myxa_2, whole genome shotgun sequence genomic DNA carries:
- the si:dkey-220k22.3 gene encoding uncharacterized protein si:dkey-220k22.3 codes for METARTARVHVIWTCIALVVILIASCLTYVFLPKVPGCQRVNIRSASSLFDPTVTESMFRRQPSREHWLLKADHCSHESGHLKWEDEWAEHRNESILDHTHTWIVIRESGVYLVYIQVNFKLKTQINSSSPVELKLLVDFNYGEGTQMFAAAHDTQLVSANTVQDAKLYTFLLMNMKSANQLSVRAFPGELVNIDPRPFSTYITFLKWSDSW; via the exons ATGGAGACGGCGCGCACCGCCAGAGTGCATGTAATCTGGACATGCATAGCTTTGGTCGTTATTTTAATTGCGTCATGCTTGACATATGTTTTTCTGCCGAAG GTGCCGGGATGCCAAAGAGTTAATATCCGCAGTG CTTCTTCTCTGTTCGATCCGACAGTCACTGAGAGTATGTTCAGACGTCAACCCTCTCGAGAACATTGGCTTTTAAAAG CTGATCATTGCAGTCATGAAAGTGGTCATTTAAAGTGGGAGGATGAGTGGGCAGAACACAGGAATGAGAGTATTCTGGATCACACACACACGTGGATAGTCATTCGAGAGAGTGGTGTTTACCTGGTTTACATACAGGTCAACTTCAAGTTGAAGACTCAAATTAACAGCAGCTCTCCTGTAGAGCTTAAACTTCTAGTGGATTTCAACTACGGTGAGGGTACGCAGATGTTTGCTGCCGCACATGACACTCAGCTGGTGAGTGCCAATACGGTGCAAGATGCAAAGCTCTACActtttcttctgatgaacatgAAATCGGCAAACCAATTATCAGTGCGAGCATTTCCAGGTGAGTTGGTGAACATCGACCCACGACCCTTCTCCACCTATATCACTTTCCTTAAATGGTCAGACAGCTGGTAG